DNA sequence from the Prolixibacter sp. SD074 genome:
CGCAATCAGGAAAGCTATCAAGCAGGGCGTCATTTTTCTGAATGTGACGCAGTGCTCCGGTGGCCGTGTCCAAATGGGGCAATACATGACCAGTTACGAGCTTTTAAATGCCGGCGTCATCAGCGGAAAGGACATCACTGTAGAGGCTGCTATCACCAAGTTGATGTTCCTTCTAGGTCAAGGCCTCAGGACAGAAGAAGTGAAGACTCATTTACAACGGAGCCTGAGTGGGGAAATTACAGAGTGAGTTGTTTTTTTTCAACTTTTTTTTGTAATTTGCGTGCCTGAATTTTAAACCAATCCGGAATCTTTTTCAGCCAAAAAAGTTTCATTTGGAAAGAGAAAACATTGGGTGAATTGAAGAACGAAAGAAGTATTTGATTTTATTTGTTGGAAATTTATTGTAGAACAATAAATCGTAAATAGAAATTAATAGTAAGAACAATTTATTAATCAAAATTCAAAACCAATTATGAAAAAACTATTTGCGTTAATTGCAGTTTTCGGGATGCTTAGTTTTGGCGCATCGGTGGTTGCTTTCGCACAAGAGCAGGACACAGCGCAGGCAGCTACTGAACAAGCGGCTACTGATTCCGTATCGCAGGCTCAGGACTCTGAAATGACCGCTGATCCTATTGAACAAGCGGCTGCCAAAGCAGAATCAGGCAGGTCTCTTCACAGCATGCTTAAGCAATATTTCATTCAGGGAGGTCCGGGCTTCATGGCATTCGTACTTATCGCCCTGATTCTTGGTCTTGCGTTGTCTATTGAAAGGATTCTTTACCTGAACCTCGCCACTACCAACACCAAAAAACTGCTGGCAAATGTAGAAGACGCTTTGAATAGCGGAGGCATCGAAGCTGCGAAAGAGGTGTGCCGCAATACCCGCGGACCTGTTGCTTCTATCTTCTATCAGGGCCTTGATCGTTTCGACGAAGGAATCGACGTAGTTGAGAAATCAATCGTATCATACGGTGGTGTACAATCTGGTCTGCTGGAAAAAGGACTTAGCTGGATTGCACTGTTCATCGCACTGGCCCCGATGCTTGGTTTCATGGGAACTGTAATCGGTATGATTTCAGCATTCGATGCTATCGAAGTAGCTGGTGACATTTCTCCTTCTCTGGTTGCTGGTGGTATTAAGGTTGCACTTATTACGACCGTAACAGGTCTTATCGTTGCTATCATCCTTCAGATTTTCTACAACTACTGTGTTGCGAAAATTGATAGCATCATCAACAGCATGGAAGATGCTTCCATCTCTCTGCTTGATATGCTGGTAAAACACAACCTGAAGAAGTAATTACAAAATTAATTCGTACCCATGAGTAGAAAAGCAACAAGAATACTGACTATTATTCTGTGGGTCATGTTAGCGCTGTCAGCTCTGTTTATCGGGCTATTGTTCGATAAGATTGACACGCCGCAAATGGACTCACTGATAAATCTTAACCTTCGCTGGGCTTACGTGCTCTTTGGAATCGCTGCCGTTGTTGCAGTTGGTTTCGCCATCTACGAAATGTTCCAATCAGGTGAAAGGGCGAAGAAAAGTTTAATGGCTATCGGGGCAGTTGTGGTAATATTTATTATTGCCCGTTTACTTTCATCTTCTGAAATTCCTACATTCTACGGAGCTCAGGCGATGGTTAACAAAGGAACATTAACTCCCGAAATAGCCCTATTTACAGACACCCTGCTTTATGCCACTTACATTTTGTTCGGTGGAGCTATCCTGTCTGTAATTTACTCGGGATTGTCCAAATCCTGGAAATAAGATTAATCAGAATGAAGAGGAAACTTTTTCATCATAACTGAACATGAAATTTAATAAACATGCCTAGAAAATTACCAGAATATAATGCTGCATCTTTGGCTGACATTGCCTTCATGCTGCTTCTCTTCTTCCTGGTAACAACTACCATGGATGTTGATTCTGGGCTCGAACGTAAGTTGCCACCGCCACCACCGCCGAATCAGGACTTAAGCCAGCAACCACAAATTAAAGAACGTAACGTCTTTGTTGTGTTGGTGAACAAGAATGATCAGTTGTTGGTGCAAGGCAAGCCAATGCGTATCCGCGACCTTCGTCAGAAAGCGGAAGAGTTTATGGCAAACCCGAATAACGATCCAACACTACCGGAAAAAGAAGTGAAAGATGTTCCCTTCTTTGGACCGTATGAAGTGACTAAGGGTGTCATCTCGCTGCAGAACGACATTGGTACCACCTACGGTACCTATATCGCGGTCCAGAATGAATTGGTAGGCGCTATCAACGATTTACGGGAACAGCTGGCACAACAGAAATGGGGAAAATCCTATAAAGATCTTGATAGAGATCAGCAAAAAGCAATTCAGGAGATTTACCCTTCACGAATTTCAGAAGCTGAGCCCAAAAAAGTTGGTAAAAAATAATTAGGAGGATACAGAATGTCAAAATTCAGAAAAGACGACAAGAAAGAAACTCCACCGATTTCGACAGCAGCTTTGCCTGACATCGTATTTATGCTTCTGTTCTTCATCATGGTATCGACCACGATGCGTGAGGTAACCATGAAGGTACAAGTAAAGTTACCACAGGCAACAGAGTTGAGCAAACTGGAAAAAAAATCGTTGGTGAGCTATATCTACATCGGGCCTCCTCAAAAGCAATACCAGGCAACTTTAGGTAGCGAGCCACGTATTCAGCTGAACGATGCATTTTCCAATGTTGGAGACATCCAGGATTTTATTATCTCTGAAAGGGAAGCACACGACGAGAACGAAGTTCCGTTGATGATTACTTCCCTTAAGGTAGATCAATATACCAAGATGGGTATCGTTTCAGACGTGAAGCAGGAATTGAGGAGAGTCAATGCTCTTCACATCAATTACTCAGCCAGAAAACGAACTGAGAAAAATTAAGATGTATACTAAATAGAAAAAAGCGGTCTGAGTTTCAGACCGCTTTTTTTATGTATCAAAATTTGATTTGCAACATAAAAAACGGCCGCTCTGCAACATAACGACCGTTTCGTATGATGGAATTCGATAACTACTTTATTTATTATCTGTGGGTATAACTTTCAGAAACAGTTCGTCAAGCTGTGCGTCAGCGATTGTCGCCGGGCTGTCAATCATTACATCTCTTCCTGCGTTGTTTTTCGGGAAAGCAATTACATCCCGAATACTATCAAGGCCGGCGAAAAGTGAAACAAGCCGATCGAACCCAAACGCTATGCCAGCATGTGGTGGTGCACCATATTTAAATGCATTCATCAGGAAACCAAACTGCTTCTCAGCTTCTTCTTTTGTAAAACCGAGGGTCCTAAACATCTTCGCCTGAAGCTCACTATTAAAAATTCGTACCGAACCGCCACCAATTTCCACACCGTTAATAACCAAATCGTAAGCATTCGCGTGAATCTTACCCGGATCTGTATCCAGCAAATCAATTTCATCAGGTTTTGGAGCAGTAAACGGATGGTGCATGGCAAAAAACCGATGTGAATCTTCATCCCACTCCAACAACGGGAAATCGACGACCCACAAAGGACGGAAATCAGCTGCCTTAACAAGCCCTAATTGCTTACCCATTTCCAGCCGAAGAATTCCGGTAGCTATTTGTGTCGCCCCTTTATTTCCCGATAAAACAAGTAAAAGATCACCAGGAACGGCACCAAAAGCATCGGCCCACTTCTTCAAATCTTCAGCACTGTAGAACTTATCGACCGACGATTTAAATGAACCGTCTTCATTATATTTCACATAAACGAGCCCTTTTGCACCAACCTGTGGACGTTTAACGAAATCGGTTAACGCATCCAATTGCTTACGCGAGTAGGAAGCGGCCCCGGACGCACAGATCCCACCAATATATTCAGCCCCATCAAAAACCTTAAACCCGTTTCCCTTAACCGTTTCGGTCAAGTCCTGAATTTTCATATCAAAACGAATATCCGGCTTATCAGAGCCGTATTTGTCCATCGCCTCTTCGTAAGGCATACGCGGAAATTCGCCCGGATCAAAGCCTTTCAGTTCTCTAAAAAGATGCCTTGTCAGGCCTTCGAACATATTTAAAACGTCCTCCTGTTCTACGAACGACATCTCACAGTCAATTTGGGTAAATTCCGGCTGCCGGTCAGC
Encoded proteins:
- a CDS encoding MotA/TolQ/ExbB proton channel family protein: MKKLFALIAVFGMLSFGASVVAFAQEQDTAQAATEQAATDSVSQAQDSEMTADPIEQAAAKAESGRSLHSMLKQYFIQGGPGFMAFVLIALILGLALSIERILYLNLATTNTKKLLANVEDALNSGGIEAAKEVCRNTRGPVASIFYQGLDRFDEGIDVVEKSIVSYGGVQSGLLEKGLSWIALFIALAPMLGFMGTVIGMISAFDAIEVAGDISPSLVAGGIKVALITTVTGLIVAIILQIFYNYCVAKIDSIINSMEDASISLLDMLVKHNLKK
- a CDS encoding biopolymer transporter ExbD, giving the protein MPRKLPEYNAASLADIAFMLLLFFLVTTTMDVDSGLERKLPPPPPPNQDLSQQPQIKERNVFVVLVNKNDQLLVQGKPMRIRDLRQKAEEFMANPNNDPTLPEKEVKDVPFFGPYEVTKGVISLQNDIGTTYGTYIAVQNELVGAINDLREQLAQQKWGKSYKDLDRDQQKAIQEIYPSRISEAEPKKVGKK
- a CDS encoding biopolymer transporter ExbD, producing the protein MSKFRKDDKKETPPISTAALPDIVFMLLFFIMVSTTMREVTMKVQVKLPQATELSKLEKKSLVSYIYIGPPQKQYQATLGSEPRIQLNDAFSNVGDIQDFIISEREAHDENEVPLMITSLKVDQYTKMGIVSDVKQELRRVNALHINYSARKRTEKN
- the aspS gene encoding aspartate--tRNA ligase → MYRSHNCGELRINHAGSEVTLSGWVQRVRNLGAMTFVDLRDRYGITQLVADETAPSEIKDAVNHLGREFVIQIVGVVRERASKNSKIPTGEVEVELKKVTILNQSVVPPFTITENTDGGDEIRMKHRYLDLRRENVRKNLELRAKMAHYVRNYLNDQDFIETETPVLIKSTPEGARDFVVPSRMNPGEFYALPQSPQTFKQLLMVAGFDRYYQIVKCFRDEDLRADRQPEFTQIDCEMSFVEQEDVLNMFEGLTRHLFRELKGFDPGEFPRMPYEEAMDKYGSDKPDIRFDMKIQDLTETVKGNGFKVFDGAEYIGGICASGAASYSRKQLDALTDFVKRPQVGAKGLVYVKYNEDGSFKSSVDKFYSAEDLKKWADAFGAVPGDLLLVLSGNKGATQIATGILRLEMGKQLGLVKAADFRPLWVVDFPLLEWDEDSHRFFAMHHPFTAPKPDEIDLLDTDPGKIHANAYDLVINGVEIGGGSVRIFNSELQAKMFRTLGFTKEEAEKQFGFLMNAFKYGAPPHAGIAFGFDRLVSLFAGLDSIRDVIAFPKNNAGRDVMIDSPATIADAQLDELFLKVIPTDNK